Below is a window of Gemmatimonadales bacterium DNA.
GATCAGCTCGCCGGTCTTGCGCACGATCTGCCAGCGGCCCGCCCGACGCGCCATGGACAACCGCACGACGGCCACGCTCTGCGCCCAGAACTTCGGCTGCACCACCAGCGTGGTCCCGACCGTGCTGTCGGCGATCTCGCGATGGGTGTGCCCGATGATGGCGACGTCGAGGCCCGGCGACGCCGCGAGCGCCGCCGCGACGTCGTTCTCGGGCGGGACATCGGGGAGGTCGCCGTAGCTCGAGGCGCCGTCGAGACCCGCGTGCGCGACCAGCACGGTGACGTCCGCGCCGTCGGTTCGCAGCTGCCGGATCACCGGCGGGACCGCTTGTGCGACGTCGAGGAAGCGCAGCTGGCCGCGCACCGCCGGGCCGTCCCACACCAGCACTCCGGGAGTGGTGGCGCCCGTGATCCCGATCTGCACGCCGCCGCGCGTCACTATCGTCGAAGTTTCGGCAAGCGGCTGGCCGTTGGCGCGCTGGATGTTGGCGGAGACGTAGAGGAAGCGCGCCGGCACGATGGCACGCGCCATGACGCCCAAGCCGAAGTTGAAGTCGTGATTGCCGAGGGTCGCCGCGTCGTAGCGCATCCGGTTCATGACGTCGATGATCGGGTGCACCGGCTGCGGCGAGATCCGCGCGAAGTACGTGGCGAACGGGTTGCCCTGGATGAGGTCGCCCGCGTCCACCAGCACCACGCGGTCCGGATACCGGCGTCGCAGCGAGTCGATGACGGTGGCCGCGCGCACCAGGCCCAGCGGGGCCTCACGGTCGCGCTCGTAGTCCCAGCTCATCGCTCGGCCGTGGACGTCGGTGGTGGCGACGATGACGATCGTGGTGGTGTCGGCGGCGGCGGAGCGGGCCGCGGGGAGGCGCGCGCCAGGCCGCGGTTGCTGCATGAGCAGAAGGGCGGCCGCCAGCGCGGCGAGAGGGCTCGTCATAGGTGCGCGAAATGTAAGACCGACGTTGCACGTCGCTAGTGGTCCCTGTCATACTGTGGGCCATGCGAATCCCCACCCGGTCCGTTCTCGGGCGCGCCGCCGGCGCGGTCCTCCTCCTCGCGGCTGCGGGACACCGGGCCTTTGCCCAGACCCCTACAGTGCACATCGTGGGCCGGGTCCAGACCCAGTTCTCGGCGGTGACCGGCGATTCGACGTCGAGCTTCAACCCCAACGGCGTCGTGGCTTCGGGATTCGAGGTCCGCCGGCTGCGCCTCGACGCCAACGTCGAGATCGGCGAGAACGTCAGCCTGGTGATGCAACCGGCGTTCGAGATGGGCGCCCTCAGGATGAGGGACGCCTACGTGCGGGTGCGCGTGGCGCACCGCGCGGGCTCGGCGGTCGCGCTGATGATGGGGCAGTTCAAGAAGCCGTTCAATCGCTACGAGCTGAACTCGTCGAACAACCTCCCCTCCATCGAGCGCGGCGCTCGGCTCCGGGGCCTCGCGGAGGTCGCGGCCCAGAACAACCTCCTCCTCTCCGACGGCTACATCGCGCAGGACCTCGGCGCGGCGCTGGACGGCAGCTTCCTCGAGGGCCGCGTCACGGCGCGGCTCGGGGTGTTCAACGGCGCGGGGGAGAGCGCCGCCGAGGTGAACAACGCCAAGACAGTCGGAGTGCGCGCCACGGCGACCGTGCTGCGCACCGCGGACGGCCATCCGCAGCTCAACGTCGGCGCCGCGTTCCTCACGCGGGACCGTGCGGTCACGACGACCGCCACCGGCACGGCGTTCTCACCCGATTCGTCCCACCGCGCCAGCGCGGCCGGTCTCGACGCCGAGTGGGGCGGCTTCCGGCCCGGCCTCCACTTCATCCTCGACCTCGCGAGCGGGGACCACCTCGACGACCCCGCATTCCGATACGACGCCGGACGAAACGAGGGCAACCTGCGGCCTAACGCCCCGGACAGCGCGTTCTCGACCTTCCGGTCCGTACAGATCGTCGGCGCCTGGCGCGTCCAACTCGCCGCCCCCGCCGGTACGCGCCTGGTCAAGATCATCGAGCCGGCGCTCAGGGTGGACCTGACGGACCCCGACGCCGACCGTGACGATGACGCTGGGATGCTGGTCACCGCTGTCCTCAACCTCTATTTCACCCCGACGACGGTGATGCGGGCCGGCCTCGACTGGTACCGATACCGCGACGCCGCGGGGGCGAGCCGGTCGATCCGGGCCTTCCGGCTGGCCTGGCAGGCCAGCTTCTAGCCGGCATGAGGCGGGCGCGGTGAGCGACGAGCGCATCCTTGTCGTGGATGACGAGAAGGACATCACGGCACTGGTCGCGTACCATCTCGCCAAGGCCGGCTACCGCGTCGTCACCGCAGGGACCGGCCCCGCGGCCCTGGAGGCCGCACAACAGGACCCACCCGACCTGGTCGTCCTCGACATCATGCTACCGGGGCGCAGCGGCTATGAGGTTCTCGAGGAGCTACGCCGCCGCGAAGAGACGCGGGACGTCGGCGTGATCCTGCTGACCGCGCGCAAGGACGAGGCCGACCGCATCAGGGGCCTCGCGGGAGGAGCTGACGACTACCTCACCAAGCCGTTCAGCCCTGAGGAGCTGGTGCTGCGCGTGGGCGCGGTGCTGCGTCGCCTGCGCGCGCCCGCCGGAACCGGCACCGGAGCGGTGCTCAGGGTAGGTTCGATCGCGATCGATCGCGCGGCGCACACCGTCGCCGTTGAAGGTGAATCGGTCGATCTCACTCCGATCGAGTACCGTCTGCTCCTCCTGCTCGCCGAGCGGCGCGGGCGAGCACAGAGCCGGCCGCAGCTCCTCGAGTCGGTGTGGGATGCACAGGCCGACATCCAGACGCGCACGGTGGACATGCACGTGCAGCGGCTCCGCGCGAAGCTCGGTGCCGCCGGTACGATGCTCGAAACCGTCCGCGGATTCGGCTACCGTCTCCCCTCAGCAAAGGACGCGCCGGACCGGTGACGCTTACGCGCAAGTTGCTTCTTTCCTACCTGGCGCTGGTCGGAGTGACCGCCCTCACGCTCGTCGTCGCGGCGGACCGCCTGCTCCGCGCCCGGCTCAGCAGCGAGGCCGCCGTCGAGCTGGAGCGCGAAGCGCGCTTCCTCGGTGCCGCGGCGCGCGGGCGCAGCGGCGCCGAACTCGATTCGACCGTGCGCTCGCTCGGTCGGGCGACGGACCGCCGACTGACGATCGTCGACGCAAACGGCGTCGTGATCGTGGACTCCGATTTTCGTCGCGACGAAGTGGCCTCGCTCGAGAACCACGCCGATCGGCCCGAGGTGCGCGCCGCACATGCCGGCCGTACCGGCATGGACCTGCGGCGCAGCGCATCGACCGGCCGCTGGGAGCTGAAGGTCGCGGTGCCGATCGGCAACGGGGCGGTAGTGCGGGTGTCATCGCCGCTCCCCCAGGTGGACGCGCTGGTGGCGGACGCGCAGGGCGCGGTGCTGCTCGGCGCCGTGATTGCCGCCGGCGTCGCCGCGCTGCTGGCGCTCGGTTTCGCCGGGGACGTAGCGCGCCCGCTCGTCCGGTTGCGCGACGCGGCGCAAGCCATAGCGGGGGGCGAGAGCCCGGCGCTCGACCTCCGCGGCCGTGACGAAGTCGGAGACCTGGCACGCGCGCTTCGCACCGTGGACGAGCGCCTGAGCGCACGGCTACGGGAGCTGGAGCACGAGCGGTCCGAGATGGCAGCGCTCATCGCGTCGATGGTCGAGGGTGTGGTCGCGTGCGACGCGTTGGGTGCCGTGACCACGCTCAATCCTGCCGCGCGGCTCCTGCTCGGCCTCGGATCGGACGACCGACCCGCGTCCGTGCGCGAGTTGTTCCGGCAACGCGCCGCGCGCGAGGCCGTGGACGCGACGCTCGCTGGCGGTGCCACGGCAGGCCTCGAGGTCGAGCACGAGAACCGCACCATTCTGCTTTCGGGCCAGGCGCTTCCCGGGGGGGGAGCCGTGTTCGCGCTCCACGACGTCAGCGACCTCAAGCGCCTCGAGACGGTCCGACGCGACTTCGTGGCCAACGTCTCGCACGAGCTCAAGACACCGCTCACCGTGGTACGCGGGTACGCGGAAACCCTGCTCAAGGACGACCCCCCTTCGGACATCCGGCGGGGCTTCCTCGATACGATGCTCACCCACTCCCGTCGAATGCAGCGGCTCATCGACGACCTGCTCGACCTCTCGCGCATCGAGTCGGGTGCGTGGCGGCCC
It encodes the following:
- a CDS encoding porin, which translates into the protein MRIPTRSVLGRAAGAVLLLAAAGHRAFAQTPTVHIVGRVQTQFSAVTGDSTSSFNPNGVVASGFEVRRLRLDANVEIGENVSLVMQPAFEMGALRMRDAYVRVRVAHRAGSAVALMMGQFKKPFNRYELNSSNNLPSIERGARLRGLAEVAAQNNLLLSDGYIAQDLGAALDGSFLEGRVTARLGVFNGAGESAAEVNNAKTVGVRATATVLRTADGHPQLNVGAAFLTRDRAVTTTATGTAFSPDSSHRASAAGLDAEWGGFRPGLHFILDLASGDHLDDPAFRYDAGRNEGNLRPNAPDSAFSTFRSVQIVGAWRVQLAAPAGTRLVKIIEPALRVDLTDPDADRDDDAGMLVTAVLNLYFTPTTVMRAGLDWYRYRDAAGASRSIRAFRLAWQASF
- a CDS encoding metallophosphoesterase; this translates as MTSPLAALAAALLLMQQPRPGARLPAARSAAADTTTIVIVATTDVHGRAMSWDYERDREAPLGLVRAATVIDSLRRRYPDRVVLVDAGDLIQGNPFATYFARISPQPVHPIIDVMNRMRYDAATLGNHDFNFGLGVMARAIVPARFLYVSANIQRANGQPLAETSTIVTRGGVQIGITGATTPGVLVWDGPAVRGQLRFLDVAQAVPPVIRQLRTDGADVTVLVAHAGLDGASSYGDLPDVPPENDVAAALAASPGLDVAIIGHTHREIADSTVGTTLVVQPKFWAQSVAVVRLSMARRAGRWQIVRKTGELIPLATVRPDSALVRALQPAHDSARAWATRPLGQSAAAMSARTARLE
- a CDS encoding response regulator transcription factor, which gives rise to MSDERILVVDDEKDITALVAYHLAKAGYRVVTAGTGPAALEAAQQDPPDLVVLDIMLPGRSGYEVLEELRRREETRDVGVILLTARKDEADRIRGLAGGADDYLTKPFSPEELVLRVGAVLRRLRAPAGTGTGAVLRVGSIAIDRAAHTVAVEGESVDLTPIEYRLLLLLAERRGRAQSRPQLLESVWDAQADIQTRTVDMHVQRLRAKLGAAGTMLETVRGFGYRLPSAKDAPDR
- a CDS encoding ATP-binding protein gives rise to the protein MTLTRKLLLSYLALVGVTALTLVVAADRLLRARLSSEAAVELEREARFLGAAARGRSGAELDSTVRSLGRATDRRLTIVDANGVVIVDSDFRRDEVASLENHADRPEVRAAHAGRTGMDLRRSASTGRWELKVAVPIGNGAVVRVSSPLPQVDALVADAQGAVLLGAVIAAGVAALLALGFAGDVARPLVRLRDAAQAIAGGESPALDLRGRDEVGDLARALRTVDERLSARLRELEHERSEMAALIASMVEGVVACDALGAVTTLNPAARLLLGLGSDDRPASVRELFRQRAAREAVDATLAGGATAGLEVEHENRTILLSGQALPGGGAVFALHDVSDLKRLETVRRDFVANVSHELKTPLTVVRGYAETLLKDDPPSDIRRGFLDTMLTHSRRMQRLIDDLLDLSRIESGAWRPEPAAIPLSAAVADAWRSLRDRPGAGTLAFTTQVDPNSAALQVDPGALQQILLNVLDNAVRHTPAGGRIAVRARRDGPDVRLDISDTGAGIPAEHLPRIFERFYRADPARDRERGGTGLGLAIVKHLVEAHGGHVEAESTVGTGTTIRMRLPAA